From a single Myotis daubentonii chromosome 5, mMyoDau2.1, whole genome shotgun sequence genomic region:
- the ACSBG2 gene encoding long-chain-fatty-acid--CoA ligase ACSBG2 isoform X2, whose product MKKNHNLYSWDDFMELGNTVPDPQLDHIIASQKVNQCAVLIYTSGTMGNPKGVMLSHDNITWLAGTVAKDLKLTCASEKQEVVVSYLPLSHIAALMMDIWLPMKVGGCTYFAQPDALKGTLVNTLQEVKPTAFLGVPRIWEKIQAKIKESCAKSSSLKNKVFVWARTVGLKINTKRMQGIHDTPMSYHVAKALVFNRIRNSIGFDHCHLFISGAAPLSPETAEFFLSLDIPIGEMYGMSESSGPHTVSAVDNIRVLSCGKIASGCKNMLLQPTSDGIGEICMWGRHVFMGYLEKQEETTEIIDEEGWLHSGDLGLMDSQGFLYVTGRIKEMLITAGGENVAPVPIENRVKERIPIVSNALLVGDKAKFLSILLTLKCETDETTGEPLDKLNWEATKFCQDLGSQASTVSEIVELQDPLVYSAIQKGIDDVNQEATSNAQRIQKWVILEKDFSFYGGELGPTAKMKRSSITQKYRRQIENLYH is encoded by the exons atgaaaaaaaatca CAACCTGTACTct TGGGACGATTTCATGGAGCTTGGCAATACCGTCCCCGACCCGCAGCTGGACCACATCATTGCGAGCCAGAAGGTCAACCAGTGCGCCGTGCTCATCTACACCTCCGGGACCATGGGCAACCCCAAGGGCGTGATGCTGAGCCACGACAAC ATCACGTGGTTGGCCGGGACGGTGGCAAAGGACTTAAAGTTGACTTGCGCCTCAGAGAAGCAGGAGGTGGTAGTTAGTTACCTTCCCCTCAGCCACATTGCGGCTCTGATGATGGATATCTGGTTGCCCATGAAGGTCGGGGGTTGCACCTACTTTGCTCAGCCAGACGCTCTCAAG GGCACCTTGGTCAACACCCTGCAGGAGGTGAAGCCTACCGCCTTCCTGGGGGTGCCCCGAATTTGGGAGAAGATACAGGCGAAGATAAAGGAAAGTTGTGCCAAATCCTCAAGCTTGAAGAATAAGGTGTTTGTGTGGGCAAGAACTGTTGGCTTAAAGATCAATACGAAAAGGATGCAGGG GATACATGACACTCCCATGAGCTACCACGTGGCGAAGGCACTCGTGTTCAACAGAATCAGGAACAGCATCGGCTTTGATCACTGCCACCTTTTTATCAGTGGGGCCGCGCCCCTCAGCCCAGAGACCGCTGAGTTCTTTCTAAGCCTGGACATACCCATAGGCGAGATGTATGGCATGAGCGAGAGCTCGGGCCCTCACACTGTATCCGCCGTCGATAACATCAGGGTGCTAAG CTGCGGCAAAATCGCAAGTGGCTGTAAAAACATGCTGCTCCAGCCGACCAGTGACGGCATTGGGGAGATCTGCATGTGGGGCCGGCACGTCTTCATGGGCTACCTGGAAAAACAGGAGGAGACCACGGAGATCATCGATGAGGAAGGTTGGCTACACAGCGGGGACTTGGGCCTCATGGACAGCCAGGGTTTCCTCTACGTCACTGGCCGCATCAAAG AAATGCTCATCACCGCCGGCGGCGAGAACGTAGCCCCTGTCCCCATCGAGAACAGGGTTAAAGAGAGGATCCCCATCGTCAGTAACGCCCTGTTAGTGGGAGACAAGGCCAAGTTCCTAAGCATCCTGCTGACGCTGAAG TGTGAGACAGATGAGACGACTGGAGAGCCGCTGGACAAACTGAACTGGGAGGCCACCAAGTTCTgccaggacctgggcagccaggCGTCCACCGTGTCTGAGATCGTGGAGCTACAAGACCCCCTGGTCTACAGCGCCATCCAGAAAGGCATAGACgatgtgaaccaggaggccacctCCAACGCGCAGAGGATCCAGAAGTGGGTCATCTTGGAGAAAGACTTCTCCTTCTACGGTGGAGAGCTGG GTCCAACAGCAAAGATGAAGAGAAGTTCCATAACCCAGAAATACAGGAGGCAAATCGAAAACTTATACCACTGA